A window from Lolium rigidum isolate FL_2022 unplaced genomic scaffold, APGP_CSIRO_Lrig_0.1 contig_21203_1, whole genome shotgun sequence encodes these proteins:
- the LOC124680608 gene encoding non-lysosomal glucosylceramidase-like has translation MPRGKSAPGGNLFYRRKQSWRADEFVNKSTLQLLDFDDGSPPEYAWRRKLSSHANRLKEFNVTFREAFKMMKLGLRLWSYVREEASYGRKAPIDPFTRDSSKPSASQGVPLGGMGTGSISRGFRGEFKNWQITPGSCEMSPVMENQFSIFITREGGSKKYSSVLSPGQHDGLKKSSDDGISSWDWKLRGDRSTYHALFPRAWTVYDGEPDPELKISCRQISPFIPHNYEESSLPTSVFVYTLVNTGKERAKVSLVMTWANSIGGLSHQSGGHVNEPFIGENGISGVLLHHKTANNNPPVTFAVAACENQNVDVTVLPVFGLSGESSITAREMWGTMVQGGCFDRDNFNVGPCMPSSPGDAVCAAVSASTWVEPHGRCTVVFALAWSSPEVKFKKGSTYHRRYTKFYGTSPKSAINLVQDALMKYKHWEEEIDKWQTPILRDERLPEWYKITLFNELYFLVAGGTVWIDSEPLMLDADKSSKSSLPEDSDLPLHNSTCNSTVPLIGSSPLDFDDKENVGKFLYLEGVEYFMWCTYDVHFYASFALLDLFPKIELSIQRDFARAVLREDRSRVRFLADGTWGTRKVIGSVPHDLGAHDPWHELNAYNIHDTSRWKDLNPKFVLQVYRDFTATDDMSFGKDVWPAVCTAMEYMEQFDRDDDSMIENDGFPDQTYDAWTVLGVSAYCGCLWLASLQAAAAMARSLGHADYAERCMVKFAKAKHVFEAKLWNGSYFNYDSGTSYSSRSIQADQLAGQWYTASSSLPPLFDEDKIKRTLQKIFDYNVMRVKGGRMGAVNGMHPNGKVDETCMQSREIWTGVTYSLAATMLLHGMEDQAFTTAEGIFLAGWSEEGYGYWFQTPEAWTIDGHYRSLIYMRPLAIWAMQYALSPPRAILEAPKVNTMDRAYISPSALQFLQDSVRKITPKKGCF, from the exons AAAGCACCAATTGATCCATTCACGAGAGATAGCAGCAAACCATCAGCTTCACAAGGAGTACCTCTCGGTGGGATGGG GACTGGTAGCATATCAAGAGGTTTTAGAGGGGAATTCAAGAATTGGCAGATAACTCCTGGTTCATgtgaaatgtcgccagtgatggaAAACCAATTTTCG ATCTTTATAACTAGAGAAGGAGGAAGCAAAAAGTACTCCTCAGTTTTGTCTCCTGGTCAGCATGATGGTTTAAA AAAATCTAGCGATGATGGTATATCATCCTGGGACTGGAAATTAAGAGGCGATCGTTCAACATACCATGCTTTGTTTCCTCGAGCATGGACTGTTTATGATG GTGAACCTGATCCTGAATTGAAAATATCTTGTCGTCAAATATCTCCATTTATTCCTCACAACTACGAAGAGAGTAGTCTCCCTACATCAGTTTTTGTCTACACT CTAGTGAATACTGGAAAGGAAAGGGCAAAAGTGAGCCTAGTAATGACATGGGCG AATTCTATTGGGGGGCTTTCACATCAGTCTGGCGGTCATGTAAATGAGCCATTCAT AGGAGAAAATGGAATTTCTGGTGTTCTCCTACATCACAA GACTGCCAACAATAATCCTCCTGTAACATTTGCTGTTGCTGCATGTGAAAATCAAAATGTAGATGTCACGGTGCTGCCAGTGTTTGGGCTTTCTGGAGAAAGTTCTATCACTGCTCGGGAGATGTGGGGCACAATGGTTCAG GGTGGTTGCTTTGACCGAGATAATTTCAATGTTGGCCCCTGCATGCCTTCTTCGCCGGGTGATGCAGTTTGTGCAGCAGTTTCTGCTTCCACCTGGGTTGAACCACATGGAAGATGTACAGTTGTATTTGCGTTGGCCTGGTCTTCTCCTGAGGTTAAATTTAAGAAGGGAAGTACGTACCACAG GAGATATACAAAGTTCTATGGAACTTCTCCAAAGTCGGCTATAAACCTGGTGCAAGATGCATTGATGA AGTATAAGCATTGGGAAGAGGAAATTGATAAGTGGCAAACCCCAATTCTCCGCGATGAGAGACTTCCGGAATG GTATAAGATCACTCTCTTCAATGAACTATACTTTCTTGTGGCTGGAGGAACTGTTTGGATAG ACAGTGAACCATTGATGTTGGACGCTGATAAAAGTTCTAAGTCAAGTCTACCTGAGGATAGTGATTTGCCACTTCATAACAGCACTTGCAACTCTACAGTTCCACTTATTGGTTCTAGCCCGCTTGATTTTGATGACAAAGAAAATGTTGGGAAGTTTTTGTACCTTGAAGGAGTGGAGTACTTCATGTGGTGCACTTACGATGTACACTTCTATGCTTCTTTTGCTCTTTTGGACCTCTTCCCTAAGATTGAGCTGAGTATACAACGTGATTTTGCTAGAGCTGTTTTGCGTGAAGATAGAAGTAGAGTCAGATTTCTTGCTGACGGTACATGGGGCACACGTAAAGTAATCGGTTCTGTTCCTCATGATCTCGGAGCACATGATCCTTGGCATGAATTGAATGCATACAATATACATGATACAAGTAGATGGAAAGATCTAAATCCGAAGTTTGTTCTCCAAGTTTACAGGGATTTTACTGCAACCGACGACATGTCATTTGGCAAGGATGTCTGGCCTGCAGTTTGTACTGCTATGGAATACATGGAACAGTTTGATCGTGATGACGATAGTATGATTGAGAATGATGGTTTTCCTGATCAAACGTATGATGCTTGGACTGTTCTCGGTGTAAGTGCCTATTGTGGTTGTCTTTGGCTTGCTTCCCTTCAAGCTGCAGCGGCAATGGCCCGCAGCCTTGGACATGCTGACTATGCTGAGAGGTGCATGGTGAAATTTGCAAAAGCTAAACACGTGTTTGAAGCCAAGTTATGGAATGGTTCATATTTTAATTATGACAGCGGAACAAGCTATAGTAGCCGCTCCATCCAGGCAGATCAGTTAGCTGGACAATGGTACACTGCATCATCGAGTTTGCCACCTCTGTTCGATGAGGACAAAATAAAACGCACACTTCAGAAAATATTTGACTATAATGTGATGAGGGTGAAAGGAGGACGTATGGGAGCGGTCAATGGTATGCATCCGAATGGAAAGGTAGACGAGACATGCATGCAGTCAAGAGAAATCTGGACTGGAGTAACGTATAGTTTAGCTGCAACGATGCTGCTCCATGGAATGGAGGATCAGGCTTTCACTACAGCGGAAGGCATTTTTCTTGCAGGGTGGTCTGAAGAGGGCTATGG GTATTGGTTTCAAACTCCAGAAGCATGGACAATTGATGGGCACTATAGATCTCTGATATATATGCGTCCGCTTGCGATATGGGCAATGCAGTACGCGTTGTCTCCTCCAAGGGCGATACTTGAGGCCCCAAAGGTAAATACAATGGATAGGGCCTACATTTCTCCTAGCGCCCTCCAGTTTCTCCAGGATAGCGTCAGGAAGATAACTCCCAAGAAGGGCTGTTTTTGA